A genomic segment from Brienomyrus brachyistius isolate T26 chromosome 9, BBRACH_0.4, whole genome shotgun sequence encodes:
- the LOC125748845 gene encoding uncharacterized protein LOC125748845, with protein sequence MAESKSLKQLKRERMTAKQRFSRLANSVMKSCKKMSADELMEAFNKVVLDADKVLEANEEVEIAWLEELEHVSTPKESMRDDIKRTVEEREQKLDDVEHFVQKVLWGNFGNSELTVALEAAEKECKRLLMSQPGLKLEVYELMLNHLEGLVKAAKEAVFRWSRWISDAERPDFQQRMRNIESLLPELISGKADLLQAKLEHNGSSDATLPPSPAIKLRPTALPRFDGNRRNFYLWKKEWEALQKQGEPTGSKEVRKFQLLDSLEERVARELRLPTYGTADEIFRVLGNRFGNKSAIALEIVEELQALPPVRGHQPRRVVDMIQVVEKALYDLSELGNTGALRNPLVTKSLESKLPENLKKEWLVCSAGEEEVASPEGRFDMLLKFLRSQEKIYEQLDQLRDDDSSKRERKIPQKHARTKATNSLGFQASCIVCGERGHRKKLYYCKKFKTLRVGEKREAVKKFGACVRCLEIHDGNAECKTTFLCKNEGCKDAQGLGHHYYLCPKVGSKEGDPRRLRPSPARAEGKRYTESQEEFLTSLPPDLAQRCRNVFCNSVSKTFSLTVPEQGLLAENDLKEFPVIMMILEVTANAGQKIGTLIDLASDTNYITHEAAGELDLRSEDVTLIVHGVGGMQVTVQTKRYLLKIRILWIGGGGTALGLLVSLGVVAVDVEIANLGERR encoded by the exons ATGGCCGAGTCAAAGTCTCTGAAGCAATTAAAGAGAGAGCGAATGACTGCCAAACAGCGGTTTTCCCGACTAGCAAACTCCGTAATGAAGTCTTGCAAGAAAATGTCGGCCGATGAATTGATGGAAGCCTTCAATAAGGTTGTGCTGGATGCTGATAAGGTCTTGGAGGCGAATGAGGAGGTGGAAATTGCCTGGTTGGAGGAGTTGGAGCATGTGTCGACCCCGAAAGAGAGCATGAGAGATGACATCAAAAGGACAGTGGAGGAGCGTGAACAGAAACTTGACGATGTGGAGCACTTCGTTCAGAAGGTCCTATGGGGAAATTTCGGCAACTCTGAATTGACTGTGGCCCTGGAGGCTGCTGAAAAGGAGTGTAAGCGCCTTTTGATGAGTCAGCCTGGCCTGAAGTTGGAGGTGTATGAGTTGATGCTTAATCACCTTGAGGGGCTGGTAAAGGCAGCGAAAGAGGCTGTTTTTCGATGGAGTCGTTGGATCTCAGATGCAGAGCGGCCTGACTTTCAGCAGCGTATGAGGAACATAGAGAGTTTGTTGCCTGAGTTGATTTCGGGGAAGGCTGACCTATTACAGGCGAAGTTGGAACATAATGGGTCCTCAGATGCAACCCTGCCCCCGTCTCCAGCTATTAAGCTGAGGCCAACAGCACTTCCTCGGTTTGATGGAAATAGGCGGAACTTCTACCTCTGGAaaaaggaatgggaagcatTGCAAAAGCAAGGAGAACCCACTGGGTCCAAGGAGGTGAGGAAGTTTCAGCTTTTGGATAGTCTCGAGGAAAGGGTGGCAAGAGAACTCCGCCTGCCAACCTATGGAACAGCTGATGAAATATTTCGGGTTCTTGGAAATCGGTTTGGAAATAAATCAGCAATTGCCTTGGAGATTGTAGAGGAACTGCAGGCTCTGCCTCCAGTGAGAGGCCATCAGCCACGGAGGGTTGTGGACATGATACAGGTTGTTGAAAAGGCCTTGTATGACCTTAGTGAGTTGGGAAATACGGGTGCTTTGAGGAATCCTCTTGTCACGAAATCCTTAGAAAGTAAACTGCCTGAAAACTTGAAAAAGGAATGGTTGGTCTGTTCGGCAGGAGAGGAGGAGGTTGCATCACCTGAAGGTAGATTTGACATGCTCCTTAAGTTCCTGAGAAGTCAGGAAAAGATTTATGAGCAGTTGGACCAATTAAGGGACGATGATTCCagtaagagagagagaaaaatcccACAAAAGCATGCCCGGACCAAAGCCACTAACTCGTTAGGCTTTCAAGCATCTTGCATTGTCTGTGGAGAGAGGGGTCACAGGAAGAAGTTGTACTACTGCAAGAAATTTAAAACGCTTCGAGTGGGGGAAAAGAGGGAGGCCGTTAAGAAGTTCGGCGCTTGTGTGAGGTGTCTTGAGATTCACGATGGTAACGCAGAGTGTAAGACCACCTTCCTGTGTAAAAATGAGGGGTGCAAGGACGCTCAAGGCCTAGGTCATCACTACTACCTCTGTCCCAAGGTTGGAAGCAAGGAAGGAGACCCAAGGCGGTTGAGGCCCAGTCCAGCAAGAGCTGAAGGGAAGAGGTATACTGAAAGCCAGGAAGAGTTCCTAACGAGCTTGCCCCCTGATTTAGCTCAGCGGTGTCGGAATGTGTTCTGCAACTCTGTCTCAAAGACATTTAGCTTAACCGTTCCAGAGCAGGGGTTGCTAGCGGAGAATGACCTCAAGGAGTTTCCAGTTATAATGATGATCCTTGAGGTCACTGCCAATGCTGGGCAAAAGATTGGAACTTTGATAGACCTGGCATCTGATACCAATTATATTACCCATGAGGCTGCTGGTGAGCTGGACTTAAGGAGTGAGGATGTGACCCTTATAGTCCATGGAGTTGGCGGAATGCAAGTAACAGTTCAGACCAAGCGTTACCTGCTGAAGATACGG ATTTTATGGATTGGTGGAGGTGGGACAGCATTGGGGCTGCTTGTGAGCCTCGGTGTGGTGGCTGTAGATGTGGAAATTGCCAACCTGGGGGAAAGGAGATGA
- the LOC125748328 gene encoding immunoglobulin superfamily member 3-like isoform X1, with amino-acid sequence MFRLFGLLLFINTALTTDVVQPSHLMRVQLGDSVTLTCFYPEETTSVAWFKQAVGQKPQPMAKALLYVPGEFYKEYKSIKRYSLLNAEGSFNLTISNVEPSDSAVYYCATMFLHEVTFGNGTFVIITGKDSNSRTVVQQPVSDTVQPGDTVSLQCTIETGSCAGEHSVYWFRHGSGESLPGVIYSRGNSSDECEKSPEAGSPTRSCVYSLPKGNLSLSDAGTYYCAVAMCGEMLFGNGTQLDIDGFQKLLDPLHSGLLIVLACSIILNVALICIRCKLTCTHCADEKNSDISKVEWSRKQCHDEDTLNYAALNLKKPKPRRPKKDGNNDTLYSDLRYRDYE; translated from the exons atgttcagactctttggtcttctccttttcatta acactgcactgactacagatgttgttcagcccagtcacctgatgagggttcagcttggagacagtgtgaccctgacatgcttctatcCAGAAGAAACAACTTCTGTTGCttggtttaagcaagctgttggtcagaagccccagcccatggcgaaagcacttctctatgtacctggtgaattttacaaggaatataaaagcataaaacgttactccttactgaatgcagaggggagttttaacctcactatttctaacgtggagccgtcagattctgcagtgtattattgtgctactatgtttcttcatgaggtcacctttgggaatggaacctttgtcataatcacag gtaaagactccaacagcaggactgtggtacagcagcctgtgtctgacacagtgcagccaggagacactgtgagtctgcagtgtacgatagagactgggagctgtgcaggagaacacagtgtttactggttcagacatggatcaggagaatcccttcctggagtcatttacagccgcggaaacagcagtgatgagtgtgagaagagccctgaggctggatctcctacacggagctgcgtctacagcctccccaaggggaacctcagcctctccgatgctgggacttactactgcgctgtggccatgtgtggggagatgctgtttgggaacggcacacagctggatatagatg gctttcagaagctgctggatcctcttcactctggcttgctgatagttttagcttgcagcattattctgaacgttgctctcatttgtataagatgtaaactgacctgtacacactgtgcag atgaaaagaacagtgatatatcaaaagtggaatggtcacgcaagcaa tgccatgacgaggacacactgaattacgctgccctgaaccttaagaagccaaaacccaggagaccgaagaaagacgggaataatgacactctgtattctgacctccgctacagagattatgaataa